The genomic window AGAACAGATGACTtctaccaaaaattaaaaaaaaaacaattcacatataaactctttgggaaaataggtcaaaatttttttctaccaaattcattttattatccAAATATAGTCCTGGCACCTAAAGCAAGGAGAGCCAAATCAGAAAgtgaaaactataaaccaattttctttatttaatattgatgcaaaaaatataatattttcaagaAAATCACAACCATATATCAGAAAGATCATATATTATGACCAAGCaaaatttatatcaggaatgcagggttgttttaatattagggaaattatcataaatttaatatatatttcttataaaatacatattatatatatttactattattatataatatatttaatttaattacataaattatataaagcaTAATAGAATATGtgtattaaactaaaaaaaatacaatcttcTCAATAGACGCAGAGATAGCTTTTGATCAAATATAACTCTcatttatattcaaaacattaaaaagcataggtataaatggaactttccttaaaatcataaataatatatattttcagcATCCATTATTAGGCGGctccatgtattccaacagctctctcatgtattcttaaaaaaactctcttctcagggcaaaaaattggaattgaggggttgcccatcaattagaataacaataaattgtggtatgtgttttatgatggaatatcattgttatgtgggaaatgatgaacaggatgctctcaggggaaaaaaaaaacatggaaagttcttcatgaactcaagaaaagtgaaatgtactgtatacagcataatattgtttatttttctatgttgACCAGATGTGAATGACTGCTATTTTctgtagtacaatcatccatgactactatgaaagacttatgatgaaaaatcctatccataaccaaagaaggaactgattgtatctgaatacaaataaaaacattctctctgtcactttctcactctttttaaacttattttttcttgagggtttttattttcattagtgtgGGAGAGGTATGTGTTTTTTCCTCCACAAATGTAcctttgtggaaatgttttgtataacttcacaagtagtttcttaattgtgtgtgtggataagggaaagaacttagaactcaatttttttaaacaaatgtaaaaaatattttgaatataactagggtaaatattaaataaatatttttttaaaaagaaaaaaagaattcatgatcATTCATTGAATTCCTGACCATCACCAgttatcctgacttttgtcttgacaCAGGATTTTGGTGATTCTGGAAGGAAAGGTGAAGCTGACAACTTTATGCAAtgcttcctcacttaaatccaataatGGGCAAGATAAGAAATTACTCTGTGATGTCATTAACCCTCTTCAAAAACATAGGAAAAACACTTATAGTAATGTAGTAACAGTAGgaaagtagcagcagcagcacttTCCTTTATATGACTATCTAGCCTATTTATTTGACACAAGAGTACATAATCTTATACTATTATTTGTTACTATTATATCTTCATCTTTTCTCTCCAAGTGGATTGTAAACCATCAGGGATCTAGACACTATCTTTGATATGTTGCCACAAAAGTAAGCTTCCCAACTTGGGGATATTGATTCTTTTATATTGGTgatgaaagataattttaatgaaCATTTTGACAATGGTGATGTTGgtagtaaggaaaaaaataattataatgcatatgttgatgataatgatgataaactaAACTAAGGTTTCTTTACTATATATATTGATGATGGTGGTGAGGAAAGATATAACTTTAATTAATATGCtgacaataatgatgatagtgaaactaaattaaattaatcaataagAACAAAACTAAGGTCTTTAGAATCAATATTTCACATCAAACCAACAATCATTAAATCAGTTCTGGAGCTGGCTCTTCACTAAATGGAATCAGATTCTATCGCTACAGTATTAAGATGGTCATTCCTGCTATTCCCATGAAAGGGGAGTTTTAGTAACAATCCCTGGGAATCAAAAAATCTTGTTTATTACTTGGTTTGGTGACAGGATGTTAGGTAATAGACTTTAAACTAGAACTTTGGAGACCATTTAATGTAACTATTGGTTTGATATAGAAGAAAActgatgctcaaaaagttgtgaTTTACCTAAAGTTATATAGATGTCTTTGCTTTGTAATAAATACATTATGTACATTTCAAACATAAtagtaaaatattaattcatgTTACAGAAAGTACATTAAGACTTTATGCTattacaattttcagatgatgaaattaaaattatttccactcatgaTGAAAGagtgttttaaatcactattgatcagagaaatgcaaattaagagaactctgagataccactacacacctgtcagattggctaagatgacaggaaaaaataatgatgaatgttggaggggctgtgggaaaactgggacactgatatattgctggtggaattgtgaaagaatccaaccattctggagagcaatctggaattatgcccaaaaagttatcaaactgtgcataccctttgatccagcagtgctactactgggcttatatcccaaagaaatactaaagaaaggaaaggcacctgtatgtgccaaaatgtttgtggcaaccctttttgtagtggctagaaactggaaaatgaatggatgtccatcaattggagaatggttgggtaaattatgatatatgaatgttatggaatattattgctctgtaagaaatgaccagcaggatgaatacagagaggcttggagagaattacatcaactgatactgagtgaaatgagcagaaccagaagatcactgtacacctgaacaacgatactgtatgaagatgtattctgatggaagtggatatcttcaacatagacaagatctaattcagttccagttgatcaatgatggacaaaatcagctacacccagagaaggaacactgggaaatgagtgtaaactgtttgcactattgtctttcttcccaggatacttttaccttctgaatccaattcttcctatgcaacaagaaatttggttatgcacacatatagtgtatctagggtatactataacacatttaaaatgtatgggatttcctgtcatctaggggagggggtagagggaagaaggggaaaattcagaatagaagtgagtacaagggacaatattgtaaaaaaaaaattacccatgcatatgtactatcaaaaatataattataaaattaataaaaatattaaaaaaagattatgcaTTAAAATTATGCTATTTAGGTGAAACATATAAACACTTCAAAACAGTCGCTCCCCAGATAACCCCCTTTTAAAGTGATTATTTTCCTCCCACCAGGTTGATGTGAGCGCTTGTTGTAGAGGGGGAAAAGCATTGCTATTAccattatttcaattaatttatttccaTGGAACAAGAAAATGACTGATTAAAGTCTAATCCTTGAAATAAGTATCAGGAATAAGTTGGTATCGAAGTGATATACACAGGTCACAGAGAAATCTATCCCAATCTGAGCAAAGAGGTATCCACCCAGATAAGCTGGGGATATCCCAACTCTTTCCTTCCAAGACTCAGAAGAGAGATTGGTCATAAATGCCTTCCTGGTTTttcccagaaggaaaaaaaaactaccctAAAGGCAGAAAGTAGATGCTTACTATGGTAAATGGCTCATTTGGTGAAGGATTTGACTCCTGTGTAGGCTGCTTTGGCTCCAATGTGCTGTTTTCATGCTGAGGTTCAATTTCAGAGAAGTGATTTATATTGAAGAGTGgttatctaaattcaaatctgatcaaAAGATACCAGGGTAGTAAGAGTGATAATCATGTTATATATGGCTCAATGAAGGATTCAATACATTTATCTAAAGAAGAAAGATTTAGGGATTATTATAATAGGTGTATTCAAAAGAAGTTGAGTGAAAAAGACATTGGAACTAAACTCAGAAGAAATGGGTTAAAAATTTACTAACTTTGCTACATAATAATTATTTGACCTTGAGTAAAATACTATAATCCTATAATCCTTTCTGACTaaatcttccctctttcccccttccccttttcctttctctccttctccctctctccttccttctctctctctctctctctctctctctctctctctctctctctctctctctctctctctctctctctctctctcttctctctctctgcatgtttGTATTCTATATAAGTCCAGCACCTAGACCATTTCTAGGTATATATCTGTCATTAGGAAATGCTTAATGATTGAAGGCTATTGTAAGTATTTAATGCTCTCTTAAATGTGAAAATAGaacttgatttatttattatcataatAGATGAAAAACAGTGTTTAGACCTTAAAGATAGACAGATTTCTGCTtgatgcaaataaaaagctactatttatTAAAACTATATGTAGAATCAGCTGTCTCAATATATAACAGGTTTCTCATCATTGAAGGTCATACAATATAGTCTGACTTAAAGTTGTGGGTTGAATCATTTATTCTTCTTCGCATAACACaactcttttaaaatatgaattatggAAAATTTCCAATCAGCATAGTTAGAATTTGCTTTATAAAAGTTAACTATAGCAATTAAATTAGAGATTTGTTTCCACTAAATAGTTTCTGCCTACAGCTGGGAGTTTCCCAGATTGAATAGCATCATGGGGTGATTGCAATCAATCATGGTGCATTTTGTCACAACCACAGGAAAACAAATAATAGAACTTTCCCCTATGAGATTTTATGGTTCTTTGTGTGTATATAGTTTTCCTCAGAGATTAGAAtctatgatatattttaaaactgaagTTAAGctttaaactaatttattttttaaacaagtcATTTCTCAATCATGCAGAAGgataaataagacaaaatatatttattcagatAGAAATCTGTTTgaataaatgatttcttaaaattcttaattatttatttaaatatctaatttgtttttaattatgtaattaaatatttgttattgaatattaaatatttaaatgtgtttatttttaaataaagtttgaaaaataaataaaggtattTAAAAAGAGACCTAAAAGCTTATTATTGCTCTTCCCAGCTGTTTAGGAATAAAATGGACTATTTAGCAAACTCTGTATCTCCAAAATATCAGTAGAAAAGTAGACAGTAAATATGCACTAAGAGAAAATGGAGGCGTGCAATAGTGAAGAAGTCATTTTGTGTCTTTCATTTCCTTGTAGAAGTAATTGTGTGACCATCAGTAAGcgtcatatgtaatggggataaactgcatccatttccaataagatcaggagtgaaacaaggttgcccactatcaccattactattcaatattgtattaaaatgctagctttggcaataagagttgagaaagaaattaaaggaattagaatatgtattgaggaaaccaaattatcactctttgttgatGATGTGAccgtatacttagagaaccccagagattctactaaaaagctattagaaataatccatacctttagcaaagttgcaggatacaaaataaatccacataaatcatcattatTCTTacatgtcactaacaaaatccaacagttagagctacaaagaggaatttcatttaaagtaactactgatagtataacatatttaggaatctctctgctaagggaaaatcagaaactatatgagcaaaactaccaAACACTTTTCCACACAAACTAAGTCtgatttaaccaattggaaaaatattaaatgctcttgaattgagtcagcaaatataataatgatgacaacactacttaaactaatctatttatttagcgatgtacaaatcaaactcccaaaaattattttaatgacctagaaaaataacaacaaagttcatatagaaaaacaaaaggtcaagaatttcaagggaattaataaaaaaaaaatcaaatgaagttggcctagctgtaccagatctaaaattatattataaagcagcagttaccaaatctatttggtattggctaagaaatagagcagttgatcagtggaatagataaggttcaaaggacaaaacaatcactttaataatctaatgtttgacaaagccaaagaccccagcttttcaGATAAGAACCCACTGTTTGACaacaattgctgggaaaattggaaattagtatggcagaaactaggcattggcccacatttaataccatatacgaagataaggtcaaaatgggttcatgacctaggcataaagaatgagattataaataaattagaggaacataggatagtgtaCTTcccagacctgtggaagaggaaggaatttgtgattaaagaagaactagaagagatcattattgatcccaaaatagaaaaatttgactctatcaaattgaaaagtttttgtataaagaaaactaatgcaaacaagataagaaggaaagcaataaactgggaaaacatttttacagataaaggttctgataaaggcctcatttccaaaacatatagagaattgactctataagaaatcaagccattctccaattataaatggtcaaaggatttgaacagacaattctcagatgaagaaattgaaactatttctagccacataaaaagatgctccaagtcattattaatcagatgaatgcaaattaagaaaactctgagataccactgcacacctgtcagattggctagaatgacagagacagataatgaagaatgttggaggggatttgggaaaacaagaacactgattcattgttgatggaattgtgaatacatccagccattctggagaatgatttggaactatgctcaaaaagttatctaactgtgcataccctttgattcagcagtgttactactgggcttatatcccaaagagattttaaagaagggcaagggacctgtatgtgcaagaatgtttatggcagccctctttgtagtggccagaaactggaaattgagtggatgcccaccaattggagaatggctgaaaaaattgtggtagatgaatattatggaatattattgttctgtaagaaatgaccaacgggatggtttcagaaaggcctggaaagacttacatgaattgatgctgagtgaaatgagcaggaccaggagatcattatatacttcaacaacaatacgatatgatgatcaattctgatggatgtggccattttcaacaatgagatgaaccaaatcagttccaatagagcagtaatgaaatgaaccagctacacccggtgaaagaactctgggagatgactatgaaacactatgtagaattcccaatccctctgtttttgtccacttgcattttggatttccttcacaggctaaatgtacactatttcaaagtccggttctttttgtacagcaaaataactgtttggacatgtgtgaatatatatatatatatatatatatatatatatatatatatatatatatatatataaatacttatatatacatatatatatatagtatagaatttatactttaacatatttaacatgtattggtcaacctgtcatctaggggaggggtggggggaagtgggaggggaaaagttggaacaaaagattttgcaattgtcaatgctgaaaaattacccatgcatatatcttgtaaataaaaacctatataaaaaagaagcaattgTGTGTGTGACATGGGATTGCAGCTTTTTCCAGAAGCTCCATGGCAGACTTCAATACCAGTAATGACCTATCTGCCACATTCTACTTCATTGGAATTCCTGGATATGAGGCACTACACCACTGGATCTCCATCCCTTTCTGCATCTTCTACCTGATTGGGATAGTGGGCAACTGTATCATCCTTCATATAGTCAGAACTGACCCAAGTCTTCATGAACCCATGTACTATTTTTTGGCCATGTTGTCTCTCACTGATATGGACATGTCCTTTCCCACTCTTGTATCATTCCTTAGAGTCTTGTGGTCCATCTCCAGGGAGATTGAATTCAATGCTTGTGTGATACAGATGTTCTTCATCCATACTTTCTCCAACACAGAATCAGCAGTGCTCCTGGCAATGGCCTTTGACCGCTATGTAGCAATCTGTCATCCTCTGAGATATTCCACCATCCTCACTCCACAGCGCATTGCCAAGAAAAGAATAGCAGCTTTTCTCAGGAGAACAGTACCCATTATTCCACTGATGATCCGTCTTGCATACTTCCTTTTTGTCGCTCCCATGTCCTTTCTCATTCCTACTGTCTACATCAGGACTTGATTCTCTTGGCTTGTGCTGATATTAAGTTTAATGTcatctatattattatataactaaCCTATTTCTATCATTTGCACAAGAATAGCAAAATagatattttccaatattttgcataaatctgtaaagggctgaaactctgaacaGGTGCCCTGgaatcagacaatggagcacttaaggctaattacctattggacaatactctattagcatatacttggaaaatgacctttctcactattctgtgctggcttgatcttttggtgtatacagataattgtgggagggattagggggtggaataagacaagccagagtcactttggaggaagaggaggaagagaagggaggttggtggagaacttgtggcagttttgtccatctcctttacttctccccctgaagaccaaggacttttgctgatcttgactctgactgatcctgaggtcaacagggagtTAACCTGGACTTCACATAAATCTACAATATTGCCATGATTTGGTTAATATGTTTAGTCTGACATTATCTAGTAAACTCTTTACCTAGATTTCACTTGCTTGTCCTACCATGTTTTCTATaaacactttttttcatttttgagactctcTAAATTAATGATTCTCCATAATTATTTCCAGATTCCATGCTCATATCAGGAATTCTTGATTCAAATTTGCTCTTTATTTCATATGACAAAAcactttgatctttttttgtgaATAGAAATTGTCTTCatatgcttaaaatattttcctatggGATAGAACTGTAGGAATAGGAGTCTAGATAAATTATATAGCTTAGAAAAGAGAGGAGCACAGGCATGGCTGTAAGAAATTATTGTATGAATCaccaaaaagaagagaggaaaagaaagcaatCAGTAACCTTAACTATCAAGTATTTAATTGGTTCTTCCAAATTTGATTTAAAGTCATAAGTCAACagcaaaacaaatatattcaCTAGCTGTcaaaatttaagattttagatTACTAAGTTTAACACATTCTTTGAATATTGACTATATAGAACccttaaatgccaaacaaatgaatggtgtctgtgtgtgtatatacacataggcATAGACAGAAAATCTGTGTaattgtgtgcatatgtgtacatatatatgtacatgagtatgtatatatgtttatatatagctTATGAAACAAACGTAAGAAAATATTGCTGGATTGTaactaaaatacatatatatacatacatacaaacacagatATACATGCATTGTGTATATGGTGTACACAATTATGCATATATGCAGCTTTTGAAATAAAACTAGGGGAATGTTCCTGCATTagaaatttaaatacatatatgtgtgcatgtatgtgtttaTGCCTATATAGTCATCTAGCATTTAATAAgggttttatattatatatgtgtgtatatatctcctgtatgtatatttaaatattttatatgcttgTGTATAATCCTTATGTGCCAAATAGatgactatatacatatatat from Sminthopsis crassicaudata isolate SCR6 chromosome 3, ASM4859323v1, whole genome shotgun sequence includes these protein-coding regions:
- the LOC141559891 gene encoding LOW QUALITY PROTEIN: olfactory receptor 51G2-like (The sequence of the model RefSeq protein was modified relative to this genomic sequence to represent the inferred CDS: inserted 1 base in 1 codon) — its product is MADFNTSNDLSATFYFIGIPGYEALHHWISIPFCIFYLIGIVGNCIILHIVRTDPSLHEPMYYFLAMLSLTDMDMSFPTLVSFLRVLWSISREIEFNACVIQMFFIHTFSNTESAVLLAMAFDRYVAICHPLRYSTILTPQRIAKKRIAAFLRRTVPIIPLMIRLAYFXFCRSHVLSHSYCLHQDLILLACADIKFNVIYIII